The DNA sequence acgttaatggtatcggcttcaaacttgaatacatgacttatgacactgtgctgaacaaaagctattaaaaactttgtaataactcaaacggTTTAGATataataagccctgaaagttgtagtgccacatcacaccttacaatgtaaaccaatggggaggcaatctctaggcatggactttgtgtcaaacaaatggttctaatgtctaaactataagtctgaccactttgaaacctgtatcaatggattcgcgacaaaatttcctacaaaaaaatatgatttctaatgtaggatttggccgaagtcatgggatttatgaggatatttcacaagaagagtgaaattctctccaactgagagggcgagagagagaataggagggggggatgggtgtgGGGGTTAATGGAGCTCATTGAGTCAGaatgacagtttagtgataaagtgctgcagaaaaataaaatcaaaactaaaatttgtagctctgtactgcagtttttcctttattagggcccaagcacctagcggttcactcacactctccattcaaatatatgagtatttttctgtgtccagctgcagttacttattgtctctacacacctgacagtacacatttcaatcaaactttgaccaggtcatgtgggttaaaagtctttacttttctaaaaataaacttgatgaaaattaggaaattaatttgttttacacacaagctcatcaaaagttttcaaattattaattgaaattacagtgaaagggcccaaaacttgcGTAATTTTGACGCCACAGGTGTgaacaagacagacatgtctcaccctgcagaaaattctcatccccgcaccattgagatttgatgcttAGCCATGACACAgtaagttgctataactttattgtaaatgctccagtctgcaccaaacttcacatgtttgtaaagtcagacctgtcagcccaggtctggagacatctacatgcccgtgacagaagcccttggactgcaccgcGCCCTGACGTGCGCAAGGGTGCAAAGACCCGTtgaacgctgcttgcagctttaattcattttgatCTTTTGAGCTGCATAACACGTCACTGAAGAACTACTCACTATACTTGATCCTACTTGATGAAATGTCACAGTTGCACAACATGTTACTCACATAACAATAAattcaatattaaaatgtaaaatagtgAAACAGCTCACCATGAGAGACTCCGAGCAGCAtcaccaacagtccaaccacagcttccatgtctcctcactgttcagcctctgttgaCCCAGTCAGTAGCTTTCAGAAAAACTTCTCTACTTTAttgaatagaaaacatgaacatcttACGCTGAACAGCCTGAAATACAGTCCTGTATGTGATCGGCTTCAGAGGAGAACGTGTGGGAACTTTGACCAAGCAGAGTGTCGTTTCTATTCATCTTTTtatagacagagagacaaaaaggaagTGGTTCTCGCTGTGACTTTTATTTTAACCTCCAACATGACAGAGAGCCTTCATGTGTGATGGACTCAgtggatgaaaataaaacatcccTCTTTACACAAAAAGAGGATTTGAGACTGACAGCTGACTTTTCTAAAATGCTATTAATGCtacattaatgaatgaaattcattaattaattaatgaaatgtgtactgtcaggtgtgtagagacaataagtaactgcagctggacacagaaaaatactcatatatttgaatggagagtgtgagtgaaccgctaggtgcttgggccctaataaaggaaaaactgcagtacagagctacaaattttagttttgattttatttttctgcagcactttatcactaaactgtcattCTGACTCAATGAGCTCCATTAAACCCCCACAcccattctctctctgtttgcgCTCATGGGGAAAAGATTAAAGGTCAGTTTAGCACAACTATGTCTCTGATCATCATGTTTGCATCACAGCTGAATTTGAAATGTATTATCCTCACTGCAATGTAAATTGATGcctttaaactgtaaaatttcACCCTTCAAAACTTTTTTGAAGGTGTTGGTTTATGTGATGTTTGGTTTGACTGATGGTTGTTGTTTCAGACTAACCACAGGTCCAGTTCCTCATTTATTACGGAAACACTGACGTGTCCTGCTGGTCCAGTGATCGAAAGCTTGTTTGAGGTTCACCACTTAACTCTGTCATGTCAtcctgtccctctctctctctttgtgtttctcagtAGATTCTGTCACTCTCAGTTTTCATGTACAACAACCAGAGTGTGGACTTCAACCAGAAAACAGAGTCAGTGGCCTTAACGGGCCCCCTGTTGACGTCAGCTGATCAAACTTGatcttaaaatatttattttacaatgtgtTGATAAATTCtatgaatattaaattattgGTCACCAAAGCATTTATTCAATCAGAAACTTACATGCTCAGCATTGAAGAATGGGCAGGAGCCACCAGTTTAGGTTTTATAGTTGTATAATGTTAGCATAGTAGgtagcatcacatgactgtGTCACAACATAAAATGACCGTTTTTTTTAataggtaaaaaaataaatgtttgatagTGGTTCAGTCTGACCTTTCAGAGTTCAAGTACAGCAGTCGAACGTCTTTGGATCAAAAGCAGAATGACTGCTGAACAATTTGATccccataaaataaaatggcttTTTGATCAGATGGCAAAAAGATGGCAGATTGTTCGAGCAGCTTTATTATCCTGCCTTTATGCTGTCAGAAGTTCAACTGTCTTTTAAGAAATGGGCTCAACTAGATAATCTAAGGTGGTTGTTTTTAGAACACTACAACTATCATGGgccataaacacttattttatgGCACTGTGAATCAGCTGAATGGCATGTCATGGCTGTCGACCTTTAACCCCAAACTCTCACACCAAACCAATCATGTAACCTCTATCTTTGATTAAACCCACAACAAGTAAACAGCAAAACTGCTCAGGTCAAATTTAAGTACATagtgtcattttaaattcaaagaagaagaaaatagcaCACAGTAGTTGGTAAAACTCAACCGAagttaaaaagcattttaataaagaaataaaatgtgatgaagaaTAACAGCAATGAAGAAgaacaacactgaaatgaacaaaactaacacaaagttagattaaattaaatttggtATAATTCATGAAAGACATTTTCTAAgaatttttttatataaaaatataaaaacgcTGAACACTGCGTATCACCTGCTTTTACGGACCTTAGCGTACACACATTCATCTTCTGATGGTTTAACAGTTTTCCGAGGTCGCCCTGAAAAGTTGACTTGGCCATACTCCACCtccatctctgctgtctgatgCATCTGCCTCCCCTGTCGCTGCACGAACTTGACATCAGCATAGGTCAATTCTTggtcatcttcttcttcttctgtagaGTGGAAGGAGGAACACGTTAAACACTGCATGGCTACACATACTCAGTGATAACAGCGGATTGTTAAAGAaattctttgacattttgggcaGTAGACCTGAAAAGACTAATAGCACTCTCCTGCttgtacattaaatatgaagcgatagccaggagatggttagcttagcttagcacaaagaccaGAAACAGCTAGTCTGACTCTTTCAAAAAGTCTAAAGTTCATTAATTAATAAGATATGACATGAATTactgaactttagaggtgctggtaggcagatttttatACCTTCATatggagccaggctagctgtatcccagtctttgtgctaagctaagctaaccggctgctagcttcacatttaacaaacatataagagtggtatcgatcttctcctCTAACTCTGAGAAAGAAAGCTAATTAGtgtcccaaaatgtcaaactattcctttaatctaTGAGTGGACAAAAAACAATCATCTTTTAATGCAGTAATGACAAAAGAAACTTTGTACCTTtaggtttgttgttttgctttttcttgtgaCTACAGACGACTGCCACCCCGACTATTAACAGAATTACCAGCGCTGAGAGGACACCAGCCAGTActgaaaaataacatgttttaataataaaagacaCAAGAGAAACAGATCTTTCAGTAAACATGTTCTTGATGAAAGGTGTTTTCATGCAGACATACatgggaagaaaagagaaaatgacatgAATGAATCCACTGCAGCAGAGTTAGGGTTTATCTCCTTACCTGTGATCATGGTAAGGGTTGTTGTTGGATCAACACACAGAGTGTTATTGGCTGAAAACACCCACTGTGATATGTTTGTCCCATCGGGTAAGGTGCAGTTGATGAATATGAAGCCTACGGACAAACAAATAGATCAACTGTGactaatgtacagtgtaatCATCAATTATCAAGTTGATTTCTAGCTATGTTCTGTCTCACCACACGTAGATATCTTCTCTCCTTTTGAGACATTACTGACGTGATTCCTGACAGAGCAGACCAGTAGTCCTGAGACATCTTGTTTCAGAGTGATGTTGTTGGTCTCATTATTTCCAGAGAGGAGCTGAgcgtctgtcagtgtgtgtccatCCAGAGTCCAGCTGTACTGAGGACTGTCCCCTCCCTCAGAGGAGCAGGACACCCTCATCTCTCCCTGGGACAGACACTCAGAGTCCAGCAGGACAGAGGACACAGGAGCTGAGAGAAACACAGTCacatgactttttaaatttgGCCATAAACATATTCAGTGTTTACAGTGTATGTATACAATGCTTGCTAGTTATGTGGCAGactttgaatatttcatgtgaaatgtttgtttgcaaaGGTAAAATGTAGAAATAGTATTTGTATAgtagtgtgtgtacatgtttggtATTTACCTAGTTTCATTTTCCAAAACcatttgtattttgaattttgaatctaCAATTCAAATTATGTAGCTGTTGGTTTATTGTGAATAATACAAATGAAATTATAAGATTAATAATAGCAAAAGTAGTTATTTACCTTGAATAGACAACTGAAGAGTCCGCGGTTCTGATACCCATCCATTTGAATCAAAGGTTTCAAGAGTATATTCAGCACCATCAGTCCTGTTCAGGTTATTTATCCTAAATGTTCCATTACTGGGAGTAAAGACGGATCTGTCCTTCATCAGATTAGACACAATCTTATCCTTTCTCCCATAAATTATTgttaaggttttgttttttttccattggtATCTAAATATTTCTGAGGCGTTGTCCATCAGCTGGAGCACCACAGTTCCTCCCAGAGCTCCATAACACTGAGTTTCATTCTGTCTGCCATCACAGTGGGTTTCAATACCtggaaatatagaaaaatacagtGAAGAAAATGTTGTCACAGTTGAGGTCATTGCATTTCTACTAAATTAACAACTGTGACAATGTTTTATGCAGgtgcagatattcatgttttaaaacagaaacaactctgtctctctcagagcACAGTTAGCATTACACGTCAATGTGTCACTGTAGTACATTTAGGCATTTGGTTTAATCTAGCTTTACTAATTAACCTCACCTGGTCATTACAAAGTCATGCTGTgttttccaaagataccaaatcaTATGTTGGAAGTTCAACTCACAGTAATTTCTATGGTGCTtccaataaaataatgttagtATAAGAATcataagtgtattttttttttttttacatcagaaaaaaaacgtAAAGAACGGgagaaaaattaaatatctgaAGAGAAGAAGTCCTTACATCCTTAAAGTATAATGTAATACATTCATCTGTAGTGGATACTAACTAATATTTTCTGTACATACACACTGATGTGGAATTTAATCTCTGAATGTTCTTTTGCTCTATGAAACAACtttttattagggcctgagcccaaaggggcgaagatcctattgtatttcgtgtgtttgtttctttcttattattctttctttatttatctgccacttcaaccctaaatttgaccccctaaacatgctcaaaaactcaccaaatttggcacacacatcaggtctggtgaaatatttgatgaaatgtaaaaattaacccccaaagtgccaaaatgtgctctatagcgccacctatgtacctaatatggccgccacggcccataggaatgtcgtagagagatcgaaccaaaactcaattatctctcatcaagacctacaaatcatacactggcacccctgacctaaatccaacaggaagtccgcaatatgctcatcaaagtatgactttgcaccaattttggacccccaagaaatgctatctcctcctagggtgttaatggtatcagcttcaaacgtgatacatgacttatcacactatgctgaacaaaagttattaaaaactttgtaataactcgaacgatTTAGATataataagccctgaaagttgtagtgccacatcacaccttacaatgtaaaccaatggggaggcaatctctaggcatggactttgtgtcaaacaaatggttctaatgtctaaactataagtctgaccactttgaaacctgtatcaatggatttgtgacgaaatttcctacaaaaaatgtgatttttaatgtaggatttggccaaagtcatgggatttatgaggatattgcACAAGGagagtgacattctcctctccaactgagagggagagagagagaataggaggggggtgggtgggtaTGGGGGTTTAATGGAGCTCATTGAGTCAGaatgacagtttagtgataaagtgctgcagaaaaataaaatcaaaactaaaatttgtagctctgtactgcagtttttcctttattagggcccaagcacctagcggttcactcacactctccattcaactatatgagtatttttctgtgtccagctgcagttacttattgtctctacacacctgacagtacacatttcaatcaaactttgaccaggtcatgtgggttaaaagtctttacttttctaaaaataaacttgatgaaaattaggaaattaatttgttttacacacaagctcatcaaaagttttcaaattattaattgaaattacagtgaatgggcccaaaacttgcataattttgacgccacaggtgtgagcaacacatacatgtctcaccctgcagaaaattctcatccccGCACCATTGAGATTTGATGCCATGACacaggaagttgctataactttattgtaaatgctccagtctgcaccaaacttcacatgtttataaagtcagacctgtcagcccaggtctggagacatctacatgcccgtgacagaagcccttggactgcaccgcGCCCTGACGTGCGCAAGGGTGCAAAGACCCGTtgaacgctgcttgcagcttgaATTCATTTTGATCTTTTGAGCTGCATAACACGTCACTGAAGAACTACTCACTATACTTGATCCTActtgataaaatgtcacagttgCACAACATGTTACTCACATAACAATAAattcaatattaaaatgttaaatagtgAAACAGCTCACCATGAGAGACGCCGAGCAGCAtcaccaacagtccaaccacagcttccatgtctcctcactgttcagcctctgttgacccagtcagcagctttcagacaaacttctctactttattgaatagaaaacatgaacatcttACGCTGAACAGCCTGAAATACAGTCCCGTATGTGATCGGCTTCAGAGGAGGACGTGTGGGAACTTTGACCTAGTGTTGTTTCTATTCATCTTTTtatagacagagagacaaaaaggaagTGGTTCTTGGTGTCGCTTTTATTTTAACCTTCAACATGACAGAGAGCCTTCTTATGTGTGATGGACTCAGTGGACGAAAATGAAACATCCCTCCTTCACACTGAAAGAGGATTTGAGACTGACAGCTGACTTTTCTAAAATGTCCAATATCAACAGTCACAAAAATAGATCTTATTATGTCCAGGTGATACCGTAAAACTTgtcgtctctctgtctcatcatTGTGACAAAATAAGCATTTATACGATATATTGTGGCTCATTATTCTCATCTCTAAATCAATTATAACAAGTCAAATTTGAACCCACTGACAGGTCACTATTACAACAGCAAGTTGAGCTCATGAAAAATTAGCAAACCGCATTTTAAATTCAGGGGAAGACAATGAAGTCTCCAGTCATGAAAAAGGCTTAGTGCAATATATGCAAAGTGCAAGACATATATTGTATCTGAGTGATAGAGATTAATATTCAGTTCAACTTAAAAGCTTCATAAATTTCAGGTAAACATTGAAGGTTGTATAATGGAAAAGTAACGCACACCAAGGGTTGTAGTGAGGTGCTGATCACTGGAAGCAGATTCAAAAGCAGGAAAGAAGTGTTGCACACTCTGGGTCCATATGTATTTCTCTTTCATTATGATGACGTTTTGGCCCTCAGGCCTTCATCCATGATTGTTGATCTGAGTCTTGTTTCAGAGTGATGTTGTTGGTCTCTATTATTTTCAGAGAGGAGCTGAATATAAGAGCGGAAGAAGAGAGGGTTAGGTAGTATTTATAGGATTGCCGAAAGTAGCGTGGTTGAGGTGTTGTTGACATATATTGTATCTGAGTGATAGAGAATAATATTCAGTTCAACTTAAAAGCTTCATAAATTTCAGGTAAACATTGAAGGTTAAACAGTTAAATACTATGTTAACTGAAAATTAaggatcctctctctctctatctctttctctctctctctctctctctgtgtcccaACTGGTTTTCAAGCTAACTGGTTTCCTTACCTAACAGCAGCAGATGTTGTCTGCCTCTATCAGCAGATTTGTCACATATTCATAAACATATAACTGGCGCTTTCCAAGTCGCATCTCAGATCTACTGCGGCGAATATGAGCATATATAAGTGAGCATTACATCACAGCCACCTacgaaaaataaattaaacaaaatataatcttTGTAAGATCGCATCGAGCTGGATTCGATCTTACTAGAGCAAAATGAGCTTCCCTCACCACTCACTTGTCTATCGCTCTGAGCTGTTCAAGCTCTTGTGCGCCCTGCCTTCCGTCACGTATTAGTGAAGTACGTCAGCATCCagataacattttgttttgggaTTACCCAAAACAACTGGTTACCTTGGGCTTGCCTGAGAAAATACCCAAACATATCTATCAAATTTACTACTTCACTACTTTATAGCCCCCTACGACACTAACGTTAAACATTATGATAAAGACATACTTTTAAACAATGATGATCTAGCtcagaaaatactgtaaaaatacactgCATACTATGTatcagttaaaaataaacactgagcCACAGGGTGCAAGTGGTAATAGTCTATCCtaaacacaataatgaaaatatggaCCTCATTTACAGTCATTCTCTGTTCTTTTGTGGATATTGtgtagtaaaataaaacacCGATGAACAACCACTCGGGCCTCCATGTCATTAAGTGTTCGTCAGTATTGTGTTATTCAAGAGCTTTACTCCAAATGAACCAAGCATGGTGTGTTATCAAATGATCCTATCCAAAACGACTTTCAAAAATGTGATCATAAATCAGTTGTCAAACTTCCATCTTGATTGCAAGCAAGgcattgagagaaaaaaataagtctATTAGTATTTGtatactgtttattttacaaaagcCCATCatttcccccatgagcaagcacttggcaacagtggcaaggaaaaactcccctttaacgggaagacacctcaagcagaaccaggctctaggtgggcggccatctgctttgaccggttgggttgagagagaaagaaggggagagagacacacacaacaaaaataataataaataataagcgTGGGCATCAAGCAGGGGGTCCACAACCACAACCCACATGAGCTCGCAATCCATAACTAGGGGGTCCACGACCATGATCCATAGGAACctgtgagacgagaaagcacaataactccagggaagaagccaagttagtaacatgcatgaATGAAACATGAACACTTCCCATCAACATCTGCAGCGCCCACAATGGTGAGCCGCCAGCTGTACAAAAGAGTAAGGTTTCTGCAGTAGAAGCATCTCAAATTTCAGCAGGTAGAGTGTTTCAGAGTAGTGAAGCCCAATAAGAATGCTCTACAAACTGAGTTTTCTTTAACAGTTAGCATTTCGTGAGAATAAGGCTTTAGAGTGTtacctcctcctgctgctgttacAGTGTACATGCTGGACAATAAAAGTCCTGCTCCAATGGTGGTCTCCCAGCACAAATCCAGTGGAACCATAGACTACATGCTGTACACTGGATCTGAGGAAAAGCATGGTAGTAGATTAGTAATACATTACATTTGTGAGCATACAGAACTGTCAGATACTCTTACCCAGTCATCATGCTCTCCTTTATTTCTCCCTGGACTTTGGCATGCATTCCCACATGCTCTGCATAGATCTGACAAGTTTTCTAGCACATTACACACGTAATTAATTTCTCAATGACACCTTACTGCATGCATGACGAAACACTGATcgaaaaaatttaaataaaaagaaccTGAATCAGTGATCAGTCTATAAGCAATTTCCCTCCTCAACTGAATGACATCGGCTTCATTAGTACTGAAATCC is a window from the Thunnus thynnus chromosome 7, fThuThy2.1, whole genome shotgun sequence genome containing:
- the LOC137186797 gene encoding uncharacterized protein, which codes for MRVSCSSEGGDSPQYSWTLDGHTLTDAQLLSGNNETNNITLKQDVSGLLVCSVRNHVSNVSKGEKISTCGFIFINCTLPDGTNISQWVFSANNTLCVDPTTTLTMITVLAGVLSALVILLIVGVAVVCSHKKKQNNKPKEEEEDDQELTYADVKFVQRQGRQMHQTAEMEVEYGQVNFSGRPRKTVKPSEDECVYAKVRKSR